A window of Castanea sativa cultivar Marrone di Chiusa Pesio chromosome 1, ASM4071231v1 contains these coding sequences:
- the LOC142607772 gene encoding protein TIC 20-IV, chloroplastic-like — protein sequence MMTLIVPDSTGTVSTIVGSSWYKDAVLQKFTKTFTTHKSLARLTVVACGSKGNSFPHLSATSSLFSSGNQGGLLHRIPLLPRPRKSIMPLQASKDNPFGYRIPKMTEKPEWWWRIIACIPYLLALQMSETASYVQPLLDRHEFLEDLLYYIPGAVRRLPWWFHILHFYLAYFGVVQSKKWPHYLRFHVAMGFLLEQALQVVVLSSNFMPLIHFQGTYGLYYWAAVGFLYIFIMLECVRCALAGKYVKIPLISDSAFIHSLFKIGGYQRPF from the exons ATGATGACCTTGATTGTGCCTGACTCAACAGGAACAGTTTCCACCATTGTCGGTTCTTCTTG GTATAAGGATGCAGTTCTACAAAAATTTACCAAGACCTTCACAACACATAAATCCTTGGCTAGACTCACAGTTGTTGCATGCGGTTCTAAAG GAAATTCATTCCCACACCTTTCTGCTACATCATCTCTGTTTTCAAGTGGGAATCAAGGTGGCCTGTTGCATAGAATTCCTTTATTACCCAGACCACGCAAATCTATAATGCCTCTGCAAGCATCCAAGGATAATCCATTCGGTTATCGCATTCCAAAAATGACTGAGAAGCCAGAATGGTGGTGGAGAATTATTGCCTGTATCCCCTATCTTTTAGCTTTGCAGATGTCTGAGACAGCATCTTATGTCCAACCCTTACTTGACCGACATGAATTCCTTGAGGATTTGTTGTATTATATCCCAGGAGCTGTTAGGAGGCTGCCTTGGTGGTTCCATATACTACATTTCTACTTAGCATACTTTGGAGTGGTGCAGAGTAAAAAATGGCCTCATTATCTAAGATTCCATGTGGCAATGGGCTTTTTATTGGAACAGGCCCTGCAAGTGGTAGTTTTGTCAAGCAATTTCATGCCACTTATACACTTCCAAGGTACATATGGGTTGTACTATTGGGCAGCTGTGGGATTCCTATATATTTTCATCATGTTGGAGTGTGTAAGGTGTGCTCTTGCTGGTAAGTATGTCAAAATCCCTTTGATAAGTGATAGTGCATTTATCCATAGTCTTTTTAAAATTGGGGGATATCAGCGGCCTTTCTAG